A single Cupriavidus sp. D39 DNA region contains:
- a CDS encoding ABC transporter substrate-binding protein, whose product MTTLIRNLQRIALAVGASAALLAPLAVQAQSGEQFVALPSYRVGPYGANGQSFYGGFVDYLNYVNIKEGGVNGVKLSWEECETEYNNAKGVECYERLKGKSAASKGTAYHTMSTGISYALVDKTAADKVPLVMMGYGRTDAVDGSVFPYAFPLVTTYQMQVSAIVKFLAGKNGGSLVGKKIVYLYHDSAYGKEPIVALEAEAKLGKFNLVEIPVAHPGNEQGAQWLKIRQENPDYVIFWGWGVMNQTALKAAQKVGFARDKMIGSWWAGSEEDTVPAGEAAKGYMSATWNVAGKGVPLIADIDKVVYGAGKGNMQDRNKVGSVLYNRGVSAAVVTVEAIRVAQAKYGKGKVMSGEDMRWAFENLNVNNARLQQLGATGLLPEIKTSCDNHEGSGKVKIQQWDGTKWVVVSDWIEGNKNLIHPLFKASAAQFAKEKGITPVCMKS is encoded by the coding sequence ATGACCACCCTGATTCGCAATCTGCAGCGCATTGCCCTGGCGGTGGGCGCGTCGGCCGCGCTGCTGGCGCCGCTGGCGGTGCAGGCGCAAAGCGGCGAGCAGTTCGTCGCGCTGCCTAGCTATCGCGTCGGCCCTTATGGCGCCAACGGACAGTCCTTTTATGGCGGCTTCGTCGACTACCTGAACTACGTCAACATCAAGGAAGGTGGCGTGAACGGCGTCAAGCTGTCGTGGGAAGAGTGCGAGACCGAGTACAACAACGCCAAGGGCGTGGAGTGCTACGAGCGGCTCAAGGGCAAGAGCGCCGCCAGCAAGGGCACCGCGTATCACACCATGTCGACCGGCATCTCCTACGCGCTGGTGGACAAGACCGCGGCCGACAAGGTGCCGCTGGTGATGATGGGCTATGGCCGCACCGATGCGGTAGACGGTTCGGTCTTCCCCTATGCCTTCCCGCTGGTCACCACCTACCAGATGCAGGTCTCGGCCATCGTCAAGTTCCTGGCGGGCAAGAACGGCGGCTCGCTGGTCGGCAAGAAGATCGTCTACCTGTACCACGACTCCGCCTATGGCAAGGAGCCGATCGTGGCGCTGGAAGCCGAAGCCAAGCTCGGCAAGTTCAACCTGGTCGAGATCCCGGTGGCGCATCCCGGCAACGAGCAGGGCGCGCAGTGGCTGAAGATCCGCCAGGAGAATCCTGACTATGTGATCTTCTGGGGCTGGGGCGTGATGAACCAGACCGCGCTCAAGGCCGCGCAAAAGGTGGGCTTCGCGCGCGACAAGATGATCGGCTCGTGGTGGGCAGGTTCGGAAGAAGACACGGTACCCGCCGGCGAGGCCGCCAAGGGCTATATGAGCGCGACATGGAACGTGGCGGGCAAGGGTGTGCCGCTGATCGCCGATATCGACAAGGTGGTCTACGGCGCCGGCAAGGGCAATATGCAGGACCGCAACAAGGTCGGCTCGGTGCTCTACAACCGTGGCGTGTCCGCGGCCGTGGTGACGGTGGAAGCGATCCGCGTGGCGCAGGCCAAGTACGGCAAGGGCAAGGTCATGAGCGGCGAAGACATGCGCTGGGCCTTCGAGAACCTGAACGTGAACAACGCCCGCCTGCAGCAACTCGGCGCCACCGGCCTGCTGCCGGAGATCAAGACCAGCTGCGACAACCATGAAGGCTCGGGCAAGGTGAAGATCCAGCAGTGGGACGGCACCAAGTGGGTCGTGGTGTCGGACTGGATCGAAGGCAACAAGAACCTGATCCATCCGCTGTTCAAGGCGAGTGCCGCGCAGTTCGCGAAAGAGAAGGGCATCACGCCTGTGTGCATGAAGTCTTGA
- a CDS encoding branched-chain amino acid ABC transporter permease, whose translation MFYRESGQFKTTYVADSQIFPIRQDRIGFAVLMAVAFVAIPLLGSEYWFSAILIPFLIFALAALGLNILTGYAGQLSLGTAAFMAVGAYAAYNFQLRIEGLPVLLTFILAGLSAALVGVAFGLPSLRIKGFYLAVATLAAQFFVVWALTKFPWFSNNSSSGVITAQQLNLFGIAIDTPVKKYLFVLMLVTVLAIVAKNLVRSSTGRAWMSVRDMDVAAEVIGIPLMRTKLLAFAVSSFYCGVAGALYAFCYLGSVEPDGFSLDLSFRVLFMIIIGGVGSILGSFLGAAFILLLPIFLDIALPPLAALLHLPFTNAAVSHIQLMVFGGLIIFFLVVEPHGLARLWQIAKEKLRLWPFPH comes from the coding sequence ATGTTCTACCGTGAATCCGGCCAGTTCAAGACCACCTACGTCGCCGACAGCCAGATCTTCCCCATCCGCCAGGACCGCATCGGCTTTGCGGTGCTGATGGCGGTGGCCTTCGTGGCGATTCCGCTGCTGGGTTCGGAGTACTGGTTCTCGGCCATCCTGATCCCGTTCCTGATCTTCGCGCTGGCCGCGCTCGGGCTCAATATCCTCACGGGCTACGCGGGGCAGCTTTCGCTCGGCACGGCGGCCTTCATGGCGGTGGGCGCTTACGCGGCCTACAACTTCCAGCTGCGCATCGAAGGCCTGCCGGTGCTGCTGACCTTTATCCTCGCCGGCTTGTCGGCGGCGCTGGTGGGCGTGGCGTTCGGCCTGCCGTCGCTGCGCATCAAGGGCTTCTACCTTGCGGTGGCGACGCTGGCCGCGCAGTTCTTCGTGGTGTGGGCGCTGACCAAGTTTCCCTGGTTCTCCAACAACAGCTCATCGGGCGTGATCACCGCGCAGCAGTTGAACCTGTTTGGCATCGCCATCGATACGCCGGTGAAGAAGTACCTCTTCGTACTGATGCTGGTCACGGTGCTGGCCATCGTGGCCAAGAACCTGGTGCGCTCCTCCACCGGGCGCGCCTGGATGTCGGTGCGCGACATGGACGTGGCGGCGGAGGTGATCGGCATTCCGCTGATGCGCACCAAGCTGCTGGCCTTTGCCGTCAGCTCGTTCTACTGCGGCGTGGCGGGCGCGCTCTATGCGTTCTGCTACCTGGGCTCGGTCGAGCCGGACGGCTTCTCGCTCGATCTTTCCTTCCGCGTGCTGTTCATGATCATCATCGGCGGCGTGGGCAGCATCCTCGGCTCGTTCCTGGGCGCGGCCTTCATCCTGCTGCTGCCGATCTTCCTGGACATCGCGCTGCCGCCGCTGGCCGCGCTGCTGCACCTGCCCTTTACCAACGCCGCCGTGTCGCATATCCAGCTGATGGTGTTCGGCGGGCTGATCATCTTCTTCCTGGTGGTGGAGCCGCATGGGCTGGCGCGGCTGTGGCAGATCGCCAAGGAAAAGCTGCGGTTGTGGCCATTCCCCCATTGA